One Halobaculum roseum DNA segment encodes these proteins:
- the purH gene encoding bifunctional phosphoribosylaminoimidazolecarboxamide formyltransferase/IMP cyclohydrolase, giving the protein MKIAGMASNRGRNLRNIADRAPGGAEVSVVLTNDADAPVLDAMGKRGVATEVVERDEGEAREAHEKRVLDALADHEFDVVCLDGYMRVLTDTFLDAAPTTLNVHPSLLPSFPGNDAHRRVLDAGVRQTGCTVHVVTEEVDGGPIVTQEAVPVYEGDDTDDLKERVLYEAEFAAYPRAVKWFAEGRVTVDPDAHEVHVDGDDAGGDGDGGRFPSRRTTSEDRVRELRYGENPHQDAALYADTTCDEANVVAAEQLNEGAKKLSYNNYNDADGALNLVKEFDEPAAAVIKHTNPAGCATADTLAEAYADALSTDAKSAFGGIVALNRECDAETAELIVDSFKEVVVAPGYTDDALAVLFGKDNLRVLDVGDEETFAQRPETLTEKPVVGGRLVQERDLQAPERDDLEVVTERAPTDGEIETMLFAWRVLKHVKSNGILFATGTETVGVGMGQVSRVDAVTLAAMKAEKDAEGKSAEGAVMASDAFFPFPDGIEEAAEAGIEAVIQPGGSVNDDDVIAAADEHDMAMVFTGDRAFRHD; this is encoded by the coding sequence ATGAAGATCGCGGGCATGGCGAGCAATCGCGGGCGCAACCTTCGGAACATCGCGGACCGAGCGCCGGGCGGCGCCGAGGTGTCGGTCGTCCTGACGAACGACGCCGACGCGCCGGTGCTGGACGCGATGGGTAAGCGCGGCGTGGCGACCGAGGTCGTCGAGCGCGACGAGGGCGAGGCACGGGAGGCCCACGAGAAGCGCGTTCTCGACGCCCTCGCCGACCACGAGTTCGATGTCGTCTGTCTCGACGGCTACATGCGCGTCCTGACGGACACGTTCCTCGACGCCGCGCCGACGACGCTGAACGTTCACCCGTCGCTGTTGCCGTCGTTCCCCGGCAACGACGCCCACCGGCGCGTGCTCGACGCGGGCGTTCGACAGACGGGCTGCACCGTTCACGTCGTCACCGAGGAGGTCGACGGCGGCCCCATCGTCACCCAGGAGGCGGTGCCGGTGTACGAGGGCGACGATACGGATGACCTGAAGGAGCGCGTGCTGTACGAGGCGGAGTTCGCGGCCTACCCGCGCGCGGTGAAGTGGTTCGCCGAGGGCCGCGTGACGGTCGATCCGGACGCCCACGAGGTCCACGTCGACGGCGACGACGCCGGGGGCGACGGGGACGGCGGACGCTTCCCGTCCCGGCGGACGACCAGCGAGGACCGCGTCCGGGAGCTGCGCTACGGCGAGAACCCCCACCAGGACGCCGCCCTCTACGCCGACACGACCTGCGACGAGGCGAACGTCGTCGCCGCCGAGCAACTGAACGAGGGCGCCAAGAAGCTCTCGTACAACAACTACAACGACGCCGACGGCGCGCTCAACCTGGTGAAGGAGTTCGACGAGCCCGCCGCGGCGGTGATCAAACACACCAACCCCGCCGGCTGCGCCACCGCGGACACCCTCGCGGAGGCGTACGCGGACGCGCTCTCGACGGACGCGAAATCGGCCTTCGGCGGCATCGTCGCGCTGAACCGCGAGTGCGACGCCGAGACGGCCGAGCTGATCGTCGACTCGTTCAAGGAGGTCGTCGTCGCCCCCGGCTACACGGACGACGCGCTGGCGGTGCTGTTCGGGAAGGACAACCTCCGCGTGCTCGACGTGGGCGACGAGGAGACGTTCGCACAGCGGCCCGAGACGCTCACCGAGAAGCCCGTCGTCGGCGGCCGGCTGGTGCAGGAGCGCGACCTGCAGGCGCCCGAGCGCGACGACCTGGAGGTCGTCACCGAGCGCGCGCCCACCGACGGGGAGATCGAGACGATGCTGTTCGCGTGGCGCGTGCTGAAGCACGTGAAGTCGAACGGGATCCTCTTCGCCACCGGCACCGAGACGGTCGGCGTCGGCATGGGGCAGGTGAGCCGCGTCGACGCCGTCACGCTGGCGGCGATGAAAGCCGAGAAGGACGCCGAGGGCAAGTCCGCGGAGGGCGCGGTGATGGCCTCGGACGCCTTCTTCCCGTTCCCGGACGGCATCGAGGAGGCCGCCGAGGCGGGCATCGAAGCGGTGATCCAGCCCGGCGGCTCGGTCAACGACGACGACGTGATCGCCGCGGCCGACGAACACGACATGGCGATGGTGTTCACGGGCGACCGCGCGTTCCGCCACGACTGA
- a CDS encoding sensor histidine kinase, giving the protein MTEDVTPIDASATAPSTSVRLANLHEATRSMMLAESREAVARTAATAATDVLGFPLNTVRLYDPESDRLMPTAVSDGVEELAGERTPYERGETIQWEAFDGGEQLVFDDITEIDDDVPRSGTGSMLVAPLDDHGVLTLGSTTEGGIDPADVELARVLAANVEAAMDRARRRATLAERTESLRRKNERLDEFAAIVSHDLRNPLNVARGYVDLAIEEDDTEHLPAAAEALDRMDDLVDATLSLARQGRTVEETEETDVGRLAREAWAVVDAPEATLSVEDAPVVTADPERLRTLLENCLRNAVDHAGPEVTVVVGATADGFFVADDGPGIPEGDREKVFDRGYTTADDGTGYGLAIVADIARAHGWTAEVAESGDGGLRLTFDGSR; this is encoded by the coding sequence ATGACTGAGGACGTGACCCCCATCGACGCCAGCGCGACCGCGCCGTCGACGTCGGTCCGGCTGGCGAACCTTCACGAGGCAACCCGGTCGATGATGCTCGCGGAGTCGCGCGAGGCTGTCGCGCGGACGGCCGCGACGGCCGCGACCGACGTGCTCGGCTTCCCGCTGAACACGGTTCGGCTGTACGACCCCGAGAGCGACCGGCTCATGCCGACGGCGGTGTCAGACGGGGTGGAGGAGCTTGCGGGCGAGCGGACGCCGTACGAGCGGGGGGAGACGATCCAGTGGGAGGCGTTCGACGGGGGCGAGCAGCTCGTGTTCGACGACATCACCGAGATCGACGACGACGTGCCACGCTCGGGCACCGGGAGCATGCTCGTCGCGCCGCTGGACGACCACGGGGTGCTCACCCTCGGATCGACGACCGAGGGCGGGATCGACCCCGCCGACGTGGAGCTGGCGCGCGTGCTCGCGGCGAACGTGGAGGCGGCGATGGACCGCGCGCGGCGGCGGGCGACGCTGGCCGAGCGAACCGAGTCGCTGCGGCGCAAGAACGAGCGCCTCGACGAGTTCGCCGCGATCGTGAGTCACGACCTCCGCAACCCCCTGAACGTCGCCCGTGGGTACGTGGACCTGGCGATCGAGGAGGACGACACCGAGCACCTCCCCGCGGCCGCCGAGGCGCTCGATCGGATGGACGACCTCGTGGACGCGACGCTGTCGCTGGCCCGACAGGGGCGCACCGTCGAGGAGACGGAGGAAACGGATGTCGGGCGGCTCGCGCGGGAGGCGTGGGCGGTCGTCGACGCGCCCGAGGCGACGCTGTCCGTCGAGGACGCGCCCGTCGTCACGGCCGACCCGGAGCGGCTGCGGACGCTGCTGGAGAACTGCCTGCGTAACGCCGTCGACCACGCGGGCCCCGAGGTGACCGTCGTCGTCGGCGCGACCGCGGACGGCTTCTTCGTCGCCGACGACGGTCCCGGGATCCCCGAGGGTGACCGCGAGAAGGTGTTCGACCGCGGGTACACGACCGCCGACGACGGCACGGGCTACGGACTCGCGATCGTCGCCGACATCGCCCGCGCCCACGGCTGGACGGCGGAGGTCGCCGAGAGCGGCGACGGCGGCCTCCGGCTGACGTTCGACGGCTCCCGGTAG